In Lotus japonicus ecotype B-129 chromosome 5, LjGifu_v1.2, one genomic interval encodes:
- the LOC130719584 gene encoding uncharacterized protein LOC130719584 — MFFQNLIPISINEISTYNLRHDSPKVELLKKASLIIWDEALILNIHCFEALNRSLNDIIKTRSTYSYDIPFRGKVVVLGGDFRQILSVISKGSCSEIVGSAINSSYLWKYCKVMKLTVNMILQNANSSSSSAEIKEFADWLFQVGDGTVTTIDEAESLIEIPPDLLIEPCKDPLLEIVNFSYPKLLFNLEKNSFFQERAILAPTLESVEEINNFMLAMIPGEEIEYLSCDTPCKFDEDSGVNTEWFTSEFLNDYKCSGIPNHQIKLKVGVPIMLIRNIDQAARLCNDTRMIVNVLTKYIIVATVLNGNTMGETTFIPRMSLPPSNSNIPFKFQCSINKWQAAYWSSNLKDNFVAIRLCCSNIELVEKFNFKSEVIITKHGQQVLLSDHVVDIFVIF; from the exons atgttttttcaaaatcttaTCCCTATTTCAATAAATGAGATATCAACCTATAATCTTCGTCATGATTCCCCAAAAGTTgaattattgaaaaaagcaaGCCTAATTATTTGGGATGAGGCACTTATCTTGAATATACATTGCTTTGAAGCTTTGAACAGATCTCTAAATGACATTATAAAGACTAGATCTACTTATAGTTATGACATTCCATTCAGAGGGAAAGTTGTAGTACTAGGAGGcgactttagacaaatactcTCAGTTATTTCCAAAGGAAGTTGTTCGGAGATTGTGGGTTCTGCTATCAATTCTTCATACCTATGGAAGTATTGCAAGGTAATGAAATTGACTGTTAATATGATATTGCAAAATGctaactcatcttcttcatcagcagaaataaaagagtttgctGATTGGTTGTTTCAAGTGGGAGACGGAACAGTTACAACCATTGATGAAGCCGAATCACTCATTgagattcctccagatcttcttaTTGAACCGTGTAAGGATCCCTTACTTGAAATAGTAAATTTTTCATATCCGAAACTTTTgtttaatttggaaaaaaattcattcttccAAGAAAGAGCAATCcttgcaccaacacttgaaagtgtagaggaaatcaacaactttatgttagcAATGATTCCTGGTGAGGAAATAGAGTATTTGAGTTGTGATACTCCATGCAAGTTCGATGAAGATTCGGGTGTCAATACAGAATGGTTTACAtctgaattcttaaatgattacaAATGCTCCGGAATTCCAAACCATCAAATTAAACTAAAAGTCGGTGTCCCTATCATGCTCATTCGAAACATTGACCAAGCTGCAAGGTTGTGTAATGACACTCGAATGATAGTCAACGTtttgactaaatatataattgttgctactGTTCTAAACGGAAACACGATGGGAGAAACAACCtttattccaaggatgagcttACCTCCATCTAATTCTAACATTCCTTTCAAATTCCAGTGCAG TATAAATAAATGGCAAGCAGCTTATTGGTCATCTAACTTGAAAGATAATTTCGTTGCTATAAg GTTATGTTGCTCAAATATTGAATTGGTAGAAAAATTCAACTTTAAGTCTGAAGTCATTATCACTAAACATGGACAACAAGTTCTATTAAGCGATCATGTTGTTgacatttttgtgattttttaa